One window from the genome of Variovorax sp. PAMC26660 encodes:
- the metG gene encoding methionine--tRNA ligase — MSAPRKLFVTTALPYANGKFHIGHMMEYIQADIWVRNQRMNGADVNFVCADDAHGAAITIAADKAGVTPQSFVAEIAAGRKPYLDGYYISFDNWHSTDAPENHQLAQDIYRDLRANGLIATKSVEQFYDPEKGMFLADRFIKGECPNCHSKDQYGDNCEVCGAVYAPTELINPYSALSGAKPELRSSEHFFFKLSDPRCEAFLKEWTATLGHVQSEVQNKIREWLYKDDEGKGGLGDWDISRDAPYFGIEIPDAPGKYFYVWLDAPVGYLASLKNLLDKRCIELGGDGISYTEYMADPDLEQVHFIGKDIITFHTLFWPAMLHFSGRKAPDAIYVHGHLTVSGEKMSKSRGTGIDPLKYLSIGLDPEWLRYYIAAKLNGRNEDIDFNPEDFVARVNSDLVGKYINIASRAAGFIGKRFGGQLGEVSADGDALLFALRDAATQIHSLYDGRDYARALREVMALADKVNEYVDQNKPWELAKKEGAEARLHDVCTVCIEAFRLLTLYLKPVLPALAVNVEAFLKISPLVWGDAAQALPAGHAIGDYKHLMQRADAKVVDKLFDAPEPAAAAPVVVEAQELPGGEAIAPTITIDDFVKIDLRIAKIVNCEKVEGSTKLLRLTLDAGEGKTRNVFSGIASAYQPEQLVGKLTVLVANLAPRKMKFGVSEGMVLAASHGDEKANPGIHVLEPWPGATPGMRVR, encoded by the coding sequence ATGTCCGCCCCGCGCAAGCTCTTCGTTACCACCGCCCTGCCGTATGCCAACGGCAAGTTCCATATCGGCCACATGATGGAATACATCCAGGCCGACATCTGGGTGCGGAACCAGCGAATGAATGGCGCCGACGTCAACTTCGTCTGCGCCGACGACGCGCACGGCGCGGCCATCACGATCGCGGCCGACAAGGCCGGTGTGACGCCGCAGTCCTTCGTGGCCGAGATCGCGGCGGGCCGCAAGCCCTACCTCGACGGCTACTACATCTCGTTCGACAACTGGCACTCGACCGATGCGCCCGAGAACCACCAGCTCGCGCAGGACATCTACCGCGACCTGCGCGCCAACGGCCTGATTGCCACCAAGAGCGTCGAGCAGTTCTACGACCCTGAAAAGGGCATGTTCCTGGCCGACCGCTTCATCAAGGGCGAGTGCCCCAACTGCCACTCGAAGGACCAGTACGGCGACAACTGCGAGGTGTGCGGTGCCGTGTACGCGCCCACCGAGCTGATCAACCCCTACTCGGCCCTGTCGGGCGCCAAGCCCGAGCTGCGCAGTTCGGAGCATTTCTTCTTCAAGCTGTCGGACCCGCGCTGCGAGGCCTTCCTGAAGGAATGGACCGCCACGCTCGGCCACGTGCAGTCCGAGGTGCAGAACAAGATCCGCGAATGGCTCTACAAGGACGATGAAGGCAAGGGCGGCCTGGGCGACTGGGACATCAGCCGCGACGCGCCCTACTTCGGCATCGAGATTCCCGATGCGCCGGGCAAGTACTTCTACGTGTGGCTCGACGCACCCGTGGGCTACCTCGCCTCGCTGAAAAACCTGCTCGACAAGCGCTGCATCGAACTGGGCGGCGACGGCATCTCGTACACCGAGTACATGGCCGACCCCGACCTGGAGCAGGTGCACTTCATCGGCAAGGACATCATCACCTTCCACACGCTGTTCTGGCCCGCGATGCTGCACTTCAGCGGCCGCAAGGCGCCCGATGCCATCTACGTGCACGGGCACCTGACAGTGAGCGGCGAGAAGATGAGCAAGAGCCGCGGCACCGGCATCGACCCGCTCAAGTACCTGTCGATCGGGCTCGATCCCGAATGGCTGCGCTACTACATCGCAGCCAAGCTCAACGGCCGCAACGAGGACATCGACTTCAACCCCGAGGACTTCGTCGCGCGCGTCAACAGCGACCTCGTGGGCAAGTACATCAACATCGCCAGCCGTGCGGCGGGGTTTATCGGCAAGCGCTTCGGTGGCCAACTGGGCGAAGTGTCGGCCGACGGCGACGCACTGCTGTTCGCGCTGCGCGACGCGGCAACCCAGATCCATTCGCTGTACGACGGCCGCGACTACGCCCGTGCGCTGCGCGAGGTGATGGCGCTGGCCGACAAGGTGAACGAATACGTCGACCAGAACAAGCCCTGGGAGCTGGCCAAGAAGGAAGGCGCCGAGGCCCGCCTGCACGACGTGTGCACGGTGTGTATCGAAGCCTTCCGCCTGCTTACGCTGTACCTGAAGCCGGTGCTGCCGGCTCTGGCGGTGAATGTCGAAGCCTTCCTGAAGATTTCACCGCTCGTCTGGGGCGACGCCGCACAGGCGCTGCCCGCCGGCCACGCCATCGGCGACTACAAGCACCTGATGCAGCGTGCCGATGCCAAGGTGGTCGACAAGCTGTTCGATGCGCCCGAGCCTGCCGCTGCCGCGCCGGTCGTCGTGGAAGCACAGGAACTGCCGGGCGGCGAAGCCATCGCGCCCACCATCACCATCGACGACTTCGTGAAGATCGATCTGCGCATCGCGAAGATCGTGAATTGCGAGAAGGTCGAAGGCTCGACCAAGCTGCTGCGCCTGACGCTGGATGCCGGCGAGGGCAAGACCCGCAACGTGTTCAGCGGCATCGCCTCGGCCTACCAGCCGGAACAACTCGTGGGCAAGCTCACGGTGCTGGTCGCCAACCTCGCGCCGCGCAAGATGAAGTTCGGCGTGAGCGAGGGCATGGTGCTGGCCGCGAGCCATGGCGACGAGAAAGCCAATCCGGGCATTCACGTGCTCGAACCGTGGCCAGGTGCAACACCGGGCATGCGGGTTCGCTGA
- a CDS encoding TMEM175 family protein, which translates to MHPKNRLDALTDGIFAVGMTILVLDLRIPDDTAVGPDEMSLLRALWALSPKFLPYLLSFYVLGASWLSLIKARSRGEMVGEGYAKWSLVYLLFVTLIPFSTVLMGRFTSHIAATVIYAANIGVVALTAFLLMSLLPDPVRDAHWLDRRVSLLVLLASCLLTMALSFVIPGQALWALALNLGAGLVVRVYRRFAPAG; encoded by the coding sequence ATGCACCCCAAGAACCGTCTCGACGCGCTGACCGATGGCATCTTCGCCGTGGGCATGACGATCCTCGTGCTGGACCTGCGCATCCCCGACGACACCGCCGTGGGCCCGGACGAGATGTCGCTGCTGCGCGCCCTGTGGGCATTGAGCCCCAAGTTCCTGCCGTACCTGCTGAGCTTCTATGTGCTGGGCGCCAGTTGGCTGTCGCTCATCAAGGCCCGCTCGCGGGGCGAGATGGTGGGTGAGGGCTACGCCAAGTGGAGCCTTGTCTACCTGCTGTTCGTCACGCTGATCCCGTTCTCGACGGTGCTGATGGGGCGCTTCACGTCGCACATTGCAGCGACCGTGATCTACGCCGCCAACATCGGCGTCGTTGCGCTGACCGCGTTCCTGCTGATGTCGCTGCTGCCCGATCCCGTGCGCGACGCGCACTGGCTGGACCGGCGCGTGTCGCTGCTGGTGCTGCTGGCTTCATGCCTGCTCACGATGGCCCTGAGCTTCGTGATTCCGGGGCAGGCGCTGTGGGCCCTTGCGCTCAATCTGGGCGCGGGGCTGGTGGTGCGGGTGTACCGGCGCTTCGCACCTGCGGGCTGA
- a CDS encoding phosphodiester glycosidase family protein, which translates to MKKLLLALAVLFASFSSAAADPRYTVVKVDLRTEKLELFLNDDTGVAFKRFDRLDAWLKAQHRQLGFAMNAGMYHADFAPVGLLVRDGREEAPLNLDSGAGNFFLKPNGVFLVSDAGPRVVESSEYPALAKGVRLATQSGPLLLRHGVLHPALIPHSDSRKIRNGVGVSGHVAVFVISETPVNFHEFALYFRDVLHCRDALYLDGTVSALRSPALHRSDFVRELGPILAVVSP; encoded by the coding sequence ATGAAAAAGCTGCTGCTCGCGCTGGCCGTTCTCTTCGCGAGCTTTTCGTCCGCTGCGGCGGACCCGCGCTACACAGTGGTAAAGGTTGACCTTCGCACCGAGAAGCTCGAGCTGTTCCTGAACGACGACACCGGCGTCGCGTTCAAGCGCTTCGACCGGCTCGACGCCTGGCTGAAGGCGCAGCACCGGCAGCTCGGCTTTGCCATGAACGCCGGCATGTACCACGCGGACTTCGCGCCGGTCGGCCTGCTGGTGCGCGATGGCCGCGAAGAGGCGCCGCTCAACCTGGACAGCGGCGCCGGCAACTTCTTCCTCAAGCCCAATGGCGTGTTCCTGGTGTCGGACGCAGGCCCGCGCGTGGTCGAGTCGTCGGAATACCCGGCGCTGGCCAAGGGCGTGCGGCTGGCCACGCAATCGGGGCCGCTGCTGCTGCGCCATGGCGTGCTGCATCCCGCGCTCATCCCGCATTCGGACTCGCGCAAGATCCGCAACGGCGTGGGCGTGTCGGGCCATGTGGCGGTCTTCGTCATCAGCGAGACGCCGGTGAATTTCCACGAGTTCGCGCTCTACTTCCGCGACGTGCTCCATTGCCGCGATGCCCTGTACCTCGACGGCACCGTCTCGGCCCTGCGTTCGCCCGCGTTGCACCGCAGCGATTTCGTGCGCGAGCTGGGACCGATACTGGCCGTGGTGTCGCCTTGA
- a CDS encoding LpxA family transferase produces MPHAIDLHAYVVGFATSPLARWGACLPWELPMQANAIVRELLAALPAGEYAIEGDIAIHRSARIEPGAVLKGPLILGAGCFVATGAYLRGGNWVDANCSIGPGVELKSSFVFAGTALAHFNFVGDSVLGAGVNLEAGSIVCNHRNERADKNIRVRSGEGGTLQPSGCEKFGALMGDGVRIGANAVVAPGALLAPGYVVGRATLLDQEQDAQGARAGNATP; encoded by the coding sequence ATGCCGCACGCCATCGACCTCCATGCCTACGTCGTCGGATTTGCCACGTCGCCCCTGGCGCGATGGGGTGCCTGTCTTCCCTGGGAACTGCCGATGCAGGCGAATGCGATCGTGCGCGAATTGCTGGCGGCGCTGCCCGCCGGCGAATACGCCATCGAAGGCGACATTGCCATCCATCGCAGCGCCCGCATCGAGCCCGGCGCCGTGCTCAAGGGGCCGCTGATCCTCGGCGCCGGCTGTTTCGTGGCCACGGGCGCTTACCTGCGCGGCGGCAACTGGGTCGATGCAAACTGCAGCATCGGGCCGGGCGTCGAGCTGAAGTCGTCTTTCGTGTTCGCGGGCACGGCGCTCGCGCATTTCAACTTCGTGGGCGATTCGGTGCTGGGCGCCGGCGTCAACCTCGAAGCCGGCAGCATCGTCTGCAACCACCGCAACGAGCGCGCCGACAAGAACATCCGCGTGCGAAGCGGCGAGGGCGGCACGTTGCAGCCCTCGGGCTGCGAGAAGTTCGGTGCGCTGATGGGCGACGGCGTGCGCATCGGCGCCAATGCGGTCGTCGCGCCTGGCGCGCTGCTTGCGCCGGGGTATGTCGTGGGCCGCGCGACGCTGCTCGACCAGGAGCAAGACGCCCAAGGGGCCCGGGCCGGCAACGCCACACCATGA
- a CDS encoding isocitrate/isopropylmalate dehydrogenase family protein, which yields MTTPIPATLIPGDGIGPEIVDATLAALDALKAPFVWDRQIAGLGGVVAAGDPLPVATLDSIRRTRLALKGPLETPSGGGYRSSNVRLREEFQLYANLRPALTIIPGGRFDKIDLVVVRENLEGLYIGHEHYVPIDGDPHAVAMATGINTRQGSRRLLDYAFQTAVDTGRKKVTIVHKANIMKALTGIFLETGLDLYEKKYKGKFELDTVIIDACAMKLVLNPWQFDMLVTTNLFGDILSDLVAGLVGGLGMAPGANIGADAAIFEAVHGSAPDIAGKGIANPTALLLAAALMLDHVKLPELATRLRKAIDETLNIDKVRTGDLGGTAGTAAFTKALVSRIAGG from the coding sequence ATGACCACCCCCATCCCCGCAACCCTGATTCCCGGCGACGGCATCGGCCCTGAAATCGTCGACGCCACCCTGGCCGCGCTCGACGCGCTGAAGGCGCCCTTCGTGTGGGACCGCCAGATCGCCGGCCTCGGCGGCGTGGTGGCTGCGGGTGATCCGCTGCCCGTTGCCACGCTGGACAGCATCCGCCGCACCCGCCTGGCCCTGAAGGGCCCGCTGGAGACGCCATCGGGCGGCGGCTACCGCTCGTCGAACGTGCGGCTGCGCGAAGAGTTCCAGCTTTACGCCAACCTGCGCCCCGCGCTCACCATCATTCCCGGCGGCCGCTTCGACAAGATCGACCTCGTGGTCGTGCGCGAAAACCTCGAAGGCCTCTACATCGGCCACGAGCACTATGTGCCCATCGATGGCGATCCGCACGCCGTGGCCATGGCCACCGGCATCAACACGCGCCAGGGCAGCCGCCGCCTGCTCGACTACGCCTTCCAGACGGCCGTGGACACGGGCCGCAAGAAGGTCACGATCGTGCACAAGGCCAACATCATGAAGGCGCTCACGGGCATCTTCCTGGAGACCGGCCTGGACCTCTACGAGAAGAAGTACAAAGGCAAGTTCGAGCTCGACACGGTCATCATCGACGCCTGCGCGATGAAGCTGGTGCTCAATCCCTGGCAGTTCGACATGCTGGTCACGACCAACCTGTTCGGCGACATCCTGTCCGACCTCGTGGCCGGATTGGTCGGCGGCCTGGGCATGGCGCCCGGCGCCAACATCGGCGCCGATGCCGCGATCTTCGAGGCGGTGCACGGCTCCGCGCCCGACATCGCCGGCAAGGGCATTGCCAACCCCACCGCGCTGCTGCTGGCCGCCGCGCTCATGCTCGACCATGTCAAGCTGCCCGAGCTGGCCACGCGCCTGCGCAAGGCCATCGACGAGACGCTGAACATCGACAAGGTCCGTACCGGTGACCTGGGCGGCACGGCGGGCACGGCGGCTTTCACCAAGGCGCTGGTCAGCCGCATCGCGGGCGGTTGA
- a CDS encoding M20 aminoacylase family protein, whose translation MTHLDEPLRDQLTGWRRQLHAMPETGFEEAKTSAFVIGVLKALGLEVHTGIGGTGLVANLKVGQGKGVIGLRAEMDALNITEVAAGRAYASGTPGKMHACGHDGHMTIILGAAQLLRERRDFDGTVRFIFQPAEEHGRGARAMIDDGLFERFPVDEIYGLHNMPGLRAGTIATRVGGLMASEDNFVIHIKGRGTHAARPHMGIDPIVIGAQIVLALQTIVSRTLDPGAQAVVSCTEFITDGIRNAIPSNVVIKGDTRSYDAGVQKMLATRMREISEGICRTHGAECDFSYTHEFAPTVNWAECVPTAVAAATAIVGAGNVDADVAPVMASEDFGVFLKTVPGAFVFLGNGAEGEPGGTPLHNGSYDFNDAVLATGARYFAEIVRLRLGATRTSAQAVSVG comes from the coding sequence ATGACACACCTTGACGAACCCTTGCGTGACCAGCTCACCGGCTGGCGGCGGCAACTGCACGCCATGCCCGAGACTGGCTTCGAGGAGGCGAAGACCTCGGCCTTCGTGATCGGTGTGCTGAAAGCGCTGGGGCTTGAAGTGCACACGGGTATCGGAGGCACCGGGCTGGTGGCAAACCTGAAGGTCGGCCAGGGCAAGGGCGTGATCGGCCTGCGCGCCGAGATGGATGCGCTGAACATCACCGAGGTGGCGGCCGGACGCGCCTACGCCTCGGGCACGCCCGGCAAGATGCACGCCTGCGGCCACGACGGCCACATGACGATCATCCTCGGCGCGGCGCAACTGCTGCGCGAGCGCCGCGACTTCGACGGCACCGTGCGCTTCATCTTCCAGCCCGCCGAAGAGCATGGCCGCGGCGCCAGGGCGATGATCGACGACGGCCTGTTCGAGCGCTTTCCGGTCGACGAAATCTACGGCCTGCACAACATGCCCGGCCTGCGCGCCGGCACGATCGCCACGCGCGTGGGCGGCCTGATGGCGAGCGAGGACAACTTCGTCATTCACATCAAGGGCCGGGGCACGCACGCCGCGCGGCCGCACATGGGCATCGACCCCATCGTCATCGGCGCGCAGATCGTGCTGGCGCTGCAGACCATCGTGTCGCGCACGCTCGACCCCGGCGCGCAGGCGGTGGTTTCGTGCACGGAGTTCATCACCGACGGCATCCGCAATGCGATCCCGTCGAACGTCGTCATCAAGGGCGACACGCGCAGCTACGACGCCGGGGTGCAGAAGATGCTGGCCACGCGCATGCGCGAGATCAGCGAAGGCATCTGCCGCACGCACGGCGCCGAGTGCGACTTCAGCTACACGCATGAGTTCGCGCCCACCGTGAACTGGGCCGAGTGCGTGCCGACGGCGGTGGCTGCCGCGACGGCCATCGTGGGCGCCGGGAACGTCGATGCCGACGTGGCACCGGTGATGGCGTCCGAAGACTTCGGCGTGTTCCTGAAGACCGTGCCGGGCGCTTTCGTGTTCCTGGGCAACGGGGCCGAGGGCGAGCCCGGCGGCACGCCGCTGCACAACGGCAGCTACGACTTCAACGACGCAGTGCTTGCGACAGGCGCGCGCTACTTCGCGGAAATCGTCCGGTTGCGCCTGGGAGCGACGCGCACGAGCGCGCAGGCCGTTTCAGTGGGCTGA
- a CDS encoding phytanoyl-CoA dioxygenase family protein: MPDSAVLSEARADAFIRDGFLRIDNAFPRELADQALAILWRDTGCNPDEPSTWTRPVVRLGMYPQPPFVDAANTPLLHHAFDLLVGAGRWQPCSSMGTFPVRFPSDEDPGDAGWHIDVSFGLENPDFMAWRANIHSKGRALLMLFLFSDVGEDDAPTRIRAGSHFDIARMLAPAGEEGRSLGELARNGFAESVGRPEVLATGLAGTVYLCHPFLVHSAQPHRGTQPRFMAQPPLLPMGSFDPGRAVSMRSPVEAAIQQALVQQT, from the coding sequence ATGCCTGACAGCGCGGTTTTGAGCGAAGCGCGTGCGGATGCCTTCATTCGCGACGGATTCCTGCGTATCGACAACGCTTTTCCTCGCGAACTGGCCGATCAGGCCCTGGCGATCCTGTGGCGCGATACCGGCTGCAACCCCGACGAGCCGTCGACATGGACGCGGCCGGTCGTTCGCCTCGGCATGTACCCGCAGCCGCCCTTTGTCGATGCCGCCAACACACCGCTTCTGCACCACGCCTTCGACTTGCTGGTCGGCGCCGGGCGGTGGCAGCCGTGCAGCAGCATGGGGACCTTTCCCGTACGCTTTCCTTCGGACGAAGACCCGGGCGATGCCGGCTGGCACATCGACGTGAGCTTCGGGCTGGAGAACCCCGACTTCATGGCATGGAGGGCCAACATCCATTCAAAAGGCCGGGCGCTGCTGATGTTGTTCCTGTTCTCGGATGTGGGCGAAGACGACGCGCCGACGCGCATCCGTGCCGGTTCCCATTTCGACATCGCGAGGATGCTCGCTCCCGCTGGCGAGGAAGGCCGCTCACTGGGGGAGCTGGCGCGCAACGGTTTTGCCGAATCGGTTGGGCGGCCCGAGGTGTTGGCGACGGGGCTCGCTGGCACGGTCTACCTCTGCCACCCGTTTCTCGTGCACTCGGCTCAGCCGCATCGCGGCACGCAGCCCCGCTTCATGGCCCAGCCGCCGCTGCTCCCCATGGGGTCGTTCGACCCGGGCCGTGCGGTGTCCATGCGCAGTCCGGTCGAAGCGGCGATTCAGCAGGCGCTCGTGCAACAGACGTGA
- a CDS encoding patatin-like phospholipase family protein translates to MPETSPVTGLLLTGGGARAAYQVGVLEAIAEIRRAAGPAAGTGNPFPVITGTSAGAINAAALACGADNFDHVVAHIAEVWSQFRAEQVYRADSLSVIGSGARWRMLLGFGRFAANWMRVKPKSLLDNAPLADLLQRMVPLDRLPQLMQQGHVQALAVTASSYSSGEHVTFFEAAVPMEPWVRSQRLSVRDRITHAHLLASSAIPFVFPATALPMQGHTEYFGDGSMRQSAPIAAAIHLGAQRILVIGAGRMHEPRETPAPNTHSGYPTMAQIAGHALSSIFLDALAVDIERLHRINHTLGLIPAEAREASGLRPLDLLVISPSERLDVIAARHVDALPGAVRHLLGGSKVAADVKGGALASYLLFESGYTRELMALGRSDAMKQRDEVLQFFGWNAV, encoded by the coding sequence ATGCCAGAGACAAGCCCCGTCACCGGCCTCCTGCTCACCGGAGGCGGCGCGCGGGCCGCCTACCAGGTCGGCGTGCTCGAAGCCATCGCCGAGATACGGCGTGCCGCCGGCCCCGCCGCCGGCACCGGCAACCCCTTTCCCGTCATCACCGGCACCTCGGCCGGCGCCATCAATGCGGCAGCGCTGGCCTGCGGGGCGGACAACTTCGACCACGTGGTGGCACACATCGCCGAGGTGTGGAGCCAGTTCCGGGCGGAACAGGTCTACCGGGCCGATTCGCTCTCGGTGATCGGCAGCGGCGCGCGCTGGCGCATGCTGCTGGGGTTCGGGCGCTTTGCGGCCAACTGGATGCGCGTCAAGCCCAAGTCGCTGCTCGACAATGCGCCGCTGGCCGATTTGCTCCAGCGCATGGTGCCGCTGGACCGGCTGCCGCAACTCATGCAACAGGGCCACGTGCAGGCGCTGGCCGTGACCGCATCGAGCTACAGCTCGGGCGAGCACGTCACCTTCTTCGAGGCGGCCGTGCCGATGGAGCCCTGGGTGCGCTCGCAGCGGCTGTCGGTTCGCGACCGCATCACGCATGCGCACCTGCTGGCTTCTTCCGCCATTCCCTTCGTTTTTCCGGCGACGGCGCTGCCGATGCAAGGCCACACCGAGTACTTCGGCGACGGCTCGATGCGGCAGTCGGCCCCCATCGCGGCGGCCATCCATCTGGGCGCGCAGCGCATCCTGGTGATTGGCGCGGGCCGCATGCACGAGCCGCGCGAGACGCCCGCGCCCAACACCCACAGCGGCTATCCGACAATGGCGCAGATCGCGGGCCATGCGCTGTCGAGCATTTTTCTCGATGCGCTGGCGGTCGACATCGAGCGCCTGCACCGCATCAACCACACGCTGGGCCTCATTCCGGCGGAAGCGCGCGAAGCCAGCGGACTGCGCCCGCTCGACCTGCTGGTGATCTCGCCCTCGGAGCGCCTGGATGTGATCGCGGCGCGCCACGTCGACGCATTGCCCGGCGCAGTGCGGCATCTGCTGGGCGGCTCGAAGGTGGCGGCCGACGTGAAAGGCGGCGCACTCGCCAGCTACCTGCTGTTCGAGTCGGGCTACACGCGCGAGCTGATGGCGCTCGGGCGTTCGGATGCGATGAAGCAGCGCGACGAGGTCCTGCAGTTCTTCGGGTGGAACGCGGTCTGA
- the apbC gene encoding iron-sulfur cluster carrier protein ApbC, giving the protein MAITPEGLMDALKSVADPNTGKEFVASRSLKNLQIAEGDVSFDLELGYPAKSQHAAIRKALVAAAKAVPGVENVSVNIVTKVISHAVQRGVQLMPNVKNIIAVASGKGGVGKSTTAANLALALSAEGATVGLLDADIYGPSQPMMMGIEGRPDSADGKTMEPMERHGVQVMSIGFLVDQDQAMIWRGPMATQALEQLLRQTNWKDLDYLIVDMPPGTGDIQLTLSQRVPMTGAVIVTTPQDIALLDAKKGIKMFEKVGVPILGIVENMAVHICSNCGHVEHIFGADGGKKMAAEYQMEYLGALPLDIKIRLQADSGAPTVVSDPDGEVAGLYKDLARRVAVGIAEKAKDFSSKFPTISISKNT; this is encoded by the coding sequence ATGGCAATCACCCCAGAAGGGCTCATGGACGCGCTCAAGAGCGTCGCAGACCCTAACACCGGCAAAGAATTCGTGGCGAGCCGGTCGCTCAAAAACCTGCAGATCGCCGAGGGCGATGTCTCGTTCGACCTCGAACTCGGCTACCCGGCCAAGAGCCAGCACGCGGCCATCCGCAAGGCGCTGGTAGCGGCCGCCAAGGCGGTGCCGGGCGTGGAGAACGTGTCGGTCAACATCGTCACCAAGGTCATCAGCCACGCCGTGCAGCGCGGCGTGCAGTTGATGCCCAACGTCAAGAACATCATCGCGGTGGCCTCGGGCAAGGGCGGCGTGGGCAAGAGCACCACGGCCGCCAACCTGGCGCTCGCGCTGTCTGCCGAAGGCGCCACGGTAGGCCTGCTCGACGCCGACATCTACGGCCCGAGCCAGCCCATGATGATGGGCATCGAAGGCCGCCCCGACAGCGCCGACGGCAAGACCATGGAGCCGATGGAGCGCCACGGCGTGCAGGTCATGTCGATCGGTTTCCTGGTCGACCAGGACCAGGCCATGATCTGGCGCGGCCCCATGGCCACGCAGGCGCTGGAGCAGTTGCTGCGCCAGACCAACTGGAAAGACCTCGACTACCTGATCGTCGACATGCCCCCGGGCACCGGCGACATCCAGCTCACGCTGAGCCAGCGCGTGCCGATGACGGGCGCGGTGATCGTCACCACGCCGCAGGACATCGCGCTGCTCGACGCCAAGAAGGGCATCAAGATGTTCGAGAAGGTCGGCGTGCCGATCCTGGGCATCGTCGAGAACATGGCGGTGCACATCTGCTCGAACTGCGGGCATGTCGAGCACATCTTCGGCGCCGATGGCGGCAAGAAGATGGCGGCCGAATACCAGATGGAATACCTCGGCGCGCTACCGCTGGACATCAAGATCCGTCTGCAGGCCGACAGTGGGGCGCCGACTGTGGTGTCCGATCCGGACGGCGAGGTGGCGGGTCTCTACAAGGACCTGGCACGCCGCGTGGCCGTGGGCATCGCCGAAAAGGCCAAGGACTTCTCGTCCAAGTTTCCGACCATCTCGATCAGCAAGAACACGTAG
- a CDS encoding YceH family protein, with the protein MSTPLPILSLLETRVLGVLAEKQRTVPDSYPLTLNSLVSGCNQKTSRNPVLELTESQVQAAIDSLKGYSLVAETSGGRAFRYEHNTDRVLRIPSQSVILLTVLMLRGPQTAGELRIACDRMHNFADISSVEGFLEELAERPAGALVVKLARLPGARESRWAHLLSGAPAEEIAGPGGASSSDGSYAAHDVSLGEVAALKANVARLEAELATLKALVGRVCSELGISEAG; encoded by the coding sequence ATGTCTACACCGCTGCCCATCCTGTCCCTTCTCGAAACCCGTGTCCTCGGCGTGCTGGCGGAAAAGCAGCGCACCGTGCCCGACAGCTACCCGCTCACGCTCAACTCGCTGGTGTCGGGTTGCAACCAGAAGACCAGCCGCAACCCCGTGCTCGAACTCACTGAGTCGCAGGTGCAGGCCGCCATCGACAGCCTGAAGGGCTACAGCCTTGTCGCGGAAACCAGCGGCGGGCGCGCGTTTCGCTATGAGCACAACACCGACCGGGTGCTGCGCATCCCGTCGCAGTCGGTCATCCTGCTCACGGTACTGATGCTGCGCGGGCCACAGACGGCGGGCGAACTGCGCATCGCCTGCGACCGCATGCACAACTTCGCCGACATCTCGTCGGTCGAAGGCTTCCTCGAAGAGCTTGCGGAGCGACCGGCCGGTGCGCTGGTGGTGAAGCTGGCCCGCCTGCCCGGCGCGCGCGAAAGTCGTTGGGCACATCTGCTCAGCGGTGCACCGGCGGAGGAAATCGCGGGCCCGGGGGGCGCGTCGTCATCCGATGGGTCCTATGCGGCGCACGATGTGTCGCTCGGCGAAGTGGCTGCGCTCAAGGCCAACGTGGCGCGGCTCGAAGCCGAGCTTGCAACGCTGAAGGCGCTCGTTGGACGTGTGTGTTCGGAGCTGGGGATTTCTGAAGCGGGCTGA